The Deltaproteobacteria bacterium genome includes a region encoding these proteins:
- a CDS encoding type II toxin-antitoxin system prevent-host-death family antitoxin, translating to MSRVARRVGVRELRQNLSVHLRAVADGHTLEVTEHGRPVALLAPLPQPASTVARLVATGRATRPEGDLVELGPPKGRPSRRLTRALRSLRADHR from the coding sequence ATGTCTCGTGTCGCGCGCCGGGTCGGGGTCCGCGAGCTCCGGCAGAACTTGAGCGTTCATTTGCGCGCCGTGGCCGACGGGCACACACTGGAGGTCACCGAGCATGGCCGACCGGTCGCTCTCCTGGCCCCCCTCCCACAACCCGCGTCGACCGTGGCGCGGCTCGTGGCCACTGGACGCGCCACCCGACCGGAGGGAGACCTCGTCGAACTCGGGCCTCCCAAAGGGCGTCCCTCACGGCGACTGACCCGGGCGTTACGGAGCCTCCGGGCCGACCACCGGTGA
- a CDS encoding type II toxin-antitoxin system VapC family toxin — translation MPALYLDSSAIVKLVTPEVESPALLEFLHAFEERISSVLARVEVHRTLHRAHGTPAERRRAERVLRRIALVQIDGPIIAVASQLAPADLRSLDAIHLATALSVSGALAGMVTYDERLARAATVARVRVYAPE, via the coding sequence ATGCCGGCGCTCTATCTCGACTCGTCGGCAATCGTGAAGCTCGTGACCCCCGAGGTGGAATCCCCGGCGTTGCTCGAGTTTCTCCACGCCTTCGAGGAGCGGATCTCGAGCGTACTCGCGCGCGTCGAAGTCCATCGAACCCTCCATCGCGCGCACGGCACCCCCGCGGAGCGGCGGCGCGCCGAGCGCGTCCTGCGACGCATCGCCTTGGTTCAGATCGACGGTCCGATCATCGCCGTCGCGTCGCAGCTCGCGCCCGCCGATCTTCGCTCTCTCGATGCGATCCACCTTGCTACGGCGCTCTCGGTCTCCGGAGCTCTCGCGGGCATGGTCACGTACGACGAGCGACTTGCGCGAGCGGCGACGGTCGCACGCGTCCGTGTGTACGCGCCCGAATAG